The following proteins come from a genomic window of Synechococcus sp. BIOS-E4-1:
- a CDS encoding PhzF family phenazine biosynthesis protein: MTGSIPIEQVAAFAEGPFQGNPAAVCPLQTWLPDRLMQAIASENNLSETAFYVGSEGHYDLRWFTPTCEVDLCGHATLAAGHVVFQREPDLEIVQFSSNSGPLTVRRNGSQLTLDFPLQPGKACAAPTGLNRILGISAIACLQAVDLMVVVADEREVEAIKPDSKAVAALPGRGLIVTAPGSDVDFVSRFFAPSCGIEEDPVTGSAHCTLAPYWAGRLGRSSLVARQLSARGGLLHCALTDERVLISGRVIPYLSGVIHIDKSCVDPLSNDELPSTST, from the coding sequence ATGACAGGGTCGATTCCGATCGAACAGGTCGCCGCCTTTGCTGAAGGTCCGTTTCAGGGCAACCCTGCCGCTGTCTGTCCTCTGCAGACCTGGCTACCGGATCGGCTGATGCAGGCGATCGCCTCTGAGAACAATCTCTCCGAGACCGCCTTTTATGTGGGCAGTGAAGGGCACTATGACCTCCGCTGGTTCACCCCCACCTGTGAGGTGGATCTGTGCGGACACGCCACTCTGGCGGCGGGGCACGTCGTGTTCCAGCGTGAACCCGACCTCGAGATTGTGCAGTTCAGCTCCAACAGCGGACCACTGACGGTTCGCCGCAATGGATCGCAGCTCACTCTCGACTTCCCGCTGCAGCCGGGGAAAGCCTGCGCCGCCCCAACCGGACTCAACCGGATCCTCGGCATCAGCGCCATTGCCTGTCTGCAGGCGGTTGATCTGATGGTGGTGGTTGCAGATGAGCGTGAGGTTGAAGCGATCAAGCCTGATTCGAAGGCTGTCGCCGCCCTTCCAGGTCGGGGGCTGATCGTCACAGCACCAGGGTCAGATGTCGATTTTGTCAGCAGGTTCTTCGCACCGTCATGCGGAATCGAGGAAGATCCAGTCACCGGGTCAGCACACTGCACCCTGGCGCCTTACTGGGCTGGTCGACTCGGCCGCTCAAGCCTGGTTGCCCGTCAGCTTTCGGCTCGAGGGGGGCTTCTGCACTGCGCATTGACGGATGAAAGAGTGTTGATCAGCGGCCGCGTGATCCCTTATCTCAGTGGAGTGATTCACATCGATAAATCATGCGTTGATCCACTAAGCAACGACGAACTTCCATCGACATCGACTTAA